A single Glycine soja cultivar W05 chromosome 14, ASM419377v2, whole genome shotgun sequence DNA region contains:
- the LOC114383076 gene encoding beta-fructofuranosidase, insoluble isoenzyme CWINV6-like isoform X1: protein MKIIPELLLFVIVPFLLNSGNGIETSTHSINNRTPEKQPYRTSYHFQPRQNWMNDPNGPMYYKGVYHLFYQHNPEAATFGDRIVWGHSVSYDLINWIHLNNAIEPSGPYDNNSCWSGSATIIPGKEQPVILYTGIDDKKHQVQNLAMPRNLSDPFLREWIKHPQNPVMSPPSGVEVNNFRDPSTAWQGKDGKWRVVIGAQNGDEGKTILYQSEDFVNWKVDPNPFYASDNTGVCECPDFFPVNISGSKNGVDTSVQNPSVRHVLKISYLRKQHDYYFLGKYVSDQENFIPDVRFTGTSSDLRYDYGKFYASKSFFDYAKNRRILWGWVNESDSTQDDIEKGWAGLQSIPRQVWLDKSGKRLVQWPIEEVEKLRDKHISIMGEKLVYGSNLEVSGITASQADVEVLFELPELQSAEFLDPDGVDPQLLCSQEDASRSGIIGPFGLLALASKDLKEHTAIFFKIYRAPNRYVGLMCNDQRRSSFRHDLDKTAYGTIFDIDPNLKNISLRSLIDHSIIESFGDEGRVCITSRVYPSLAIDKDAHLYAFNNGSQSVVVSKLNAWSMKQAEIGREGNISYT from the exons ATGAAGATCATTCCAGAACTACTATTATTTGTGATAGTTCCTTTTCTGCTGAACAGTGGAAATGGAATTGAAACATCCACACATAGCATCAATAATAGAACACCTGAAAAACAACCTTACCGAACTTCTTATCACTTTCAGCCCCGACAGAATTGGATGAATG ATCCAAATG GGCCTATGTACTACAAAGGTGTTTATCACCTTTTCTACCAGCATAATCCTGAAGCAGCAACCTTTGGTGATAGGATTGTATGGGGTCACTCAGTATCCTATGATCTCATCAATTGGATTCATCTAAATAATGCTATTGAACCAAGTGGACCATATGATAATAATAGCTGCTGGTCAGGCTCAGCCACTATAATCCCAGGGAAAGAACAACCAGTAATTTTGTACACAGGAATTGATGATAAGAAACATCAAGTTCAGAACTTGGCTATGCCAAGGAATCTATCAGACCCCTTCTTAAGGGAATGGATCAAACACCCTCAGAACCCTGTCATGAGTCCACCAAGTGGAGTTGAAGTGAATAACTTCAGAGACCCTTCAACTGCTTGGCagggaaaggatggaaaatggaGGGTAGTAATTGGTGCTCAAAATGGTGATGAAGGGAAGACAATTCTCTaccaaagtgaggactttgTTAATTGGAAAGTGGATCCTAATCCCTTCTACGCATCAGATAATACTGGAGTTTGTGAGTGTCCAGACTTCTTCCCTGTTAACATCAGTGGCAGCAAAAATGGGGTGGATACATCTGTGCAAAATCCAAGTGTTAGACATGTCTTGAAGATAAGCTATCTAAGAAAGCAGCATGATTACTATTTTCTTGGTAAATATGTATCTGATCAGGAAAACTTCATTCCTGATGTTAGGTTTACAGGAACTAGTTCAGACTTAAGGTATGACTATGGTAAATTCTATGCTTCCAAGTCATTTTTTGACTATGCCAAAAACAGGAGGATATTGTGGGGGTGGGTGAACGAGTCTGACTCCACACAAGATGACATTGAAAAAGGATGGGCTGGTCTACAG TCAATTCCTAGGCAAGTTTGGCTTGATAAAAGTGGGAAGCGATTGGTGCAATGGCCAATTGAAGAGGTAGAGAAACTACGTGATAAACACATAAGTATAATGGGAGAGAAACTCGTCTATGGATCAAATCTTGAAGTCTCAGGTATCACTGCATCCCAG GCCGATGTAGAAGTGTTGTTTGAGCTACCTGAGCTACAAAGTGCCGAGTTTCTTGATCCCGATGGAGTTGATCCCCAACTACTCTGTAGCCAAGAAGATGCATCAAGAAGTGGCATAATAGGGCCATTTGGTTTGTTAGCTTTAGCTTCAAAGGATCTCAAAGAGCATACTgcaatcttcttcaaaatataTAGAGCCCCCAATAGATATGTTGGTCTAATGTGCAATGACCAAAGAAG GTCCTCATTTCGCCATGATCTTGACAAAACTGCATATGGAACTATCTTTGACATAGATCCTAATCTCAAAAATATTTCACTAAGAAGCTTG ATTGACCACTCCATTATTGAGAGTTTTGGGGATGAAGGGAGAGTTTGTATCACTAGTAGAGTTTATCCATCGTTGGCTATAGACAAAGATGCCCATCTTTATgcatttaacaatggaagccaGAGTGTGGTGGTCTCAAAACTGAATGCTTGGAGCATGAAGCAAGCGGAGATTGGCCGTGAGGGAAACATAAGCTATACCTAA
- the LOC114383076 gene encoding beta-fructofuranosidase, insoluble isoenzyme CWINV1-like isoform X2, whose product MKIIPELLLFVIVPFLLNSGNGIETSTHSINNRTPEKQPYRTSYHFQPRQNWMNDPNGPMYYKGVYHLFYQHNPEAATFGDRIVWGHSVSYDLINWIHLNNAIEPSGPYDNNSCWSGSATIIPGKEQPVILYTGIDDKKHQVQNLAMPRNLSDPFLREWIKHPQNPVMSPPSGVEVNNFRDPSTAWQGKDGKWRVVIGAQNGDEGKTILYQSEDFVNWKVDPNPFYASDNTGVCECPDFFPVNISGSKNGVDTSVQNPSVRHVLKISYLRKQHDYYFLGKYVSDQENFIPDVRFTGTSSDLRYDYGKFYASKSFFDYAKNRRILWGWVNESDSTQDDIEKGWAGLQSIPRQVWLDKSGKRLVQWPIEEVEKLRDKHISIMGEKLVYGSNLEVSGITASQADVEVLFELPELQSAEFLDPDGVDPQLLCSQEDASRSGIIGPFGLLALASKDLKEHTAIFFKIYRAPNRYVGLMCNDQRRSSFRHDLDKTAYGTIFDIDPNLKNISLRSLIDHSIIESFGDEGRVCITSRVYPSLAIDKDAHLYAFNNGSQSVVVSKLNAWSMKQAEIGHH is encoded by the exons ATGAAGATCATTCCAGAACTACTATTATTTGTGATAGTTCCTTTTCTGCTGAACAGTGGAAATGGAATTGAAACATCCACACATAGCATCAATAATAGAACACCTGAAAAACAACCTTACCGAACTTCTTATCACTTTCAGCCCCGACAGAATTGGATGAATG ATCCAAATG GGCCTATGTACTACAAAGGTGTTTATCACCTTTTCTACCAGCATAATCCTGAAGCAGCAACCTTTGGTGATAGGATTGTATGGGGTCACTCAGTATCCTATGATCTCATCAATTGGATTCATCTAAATAATGCTATTGAACCAAGTGGACCATATGATAATAATAGCTGCTGGTCAGGCTCAGCCACTATAATCCCAGGGAAAGAACAACCAGTAATTTTGTACACAGGAATTGATGATAAGAAACATCAAGTTCAGAACTTGGCTATGCCAAGGAATCTATCAGACCCCTTCTTAAGGGAATGGATCAAACACCCTCAGAACCCTGTCATGAGTCCACCAAGTGGAGTTGAAGTGAATAACTTCAGAGACCCTTCAACTGCTTGGCagggaaaggatggaaaatggaGGGTAGTAATTGGTGCTCAAAATGGTGATGAAGGGAAGACAATTCTCTaccaaagtgaggactttgTTAATTGGAAAGTGGATCCTAATCCCTTCTACGCATCAGATAATACTGGAGTTTGTGAGTGTCCAGACTTCTTCCCTGTTAACATCAGTGGCAGCAAAAATGGGGTGGATACATCTGTGCAAAATCCAAGTGTTAGACATGTCTTGAAGATAAGCTATCTAAGAAAGCAGCATGATTACTATTTTCTTGGTAAATATGTATCTGATCAGGAAAACTTCATTCCTGATGTTAGGTTTACAGGAACTAGTTCAGACTTAAGGTATGACTATGGTAAATTCTATGCTTCCAAGTCATTTTTTGACTATGCCAAAAACAGGAGGATATTGTGGGGGTGGGTGAACGAGTCTGACTCCACACAAGATGACATTGAAAAAGGATGGGCTGGTCTACAG TCAATTCCTAGGCAAGTTTGGCTTGATAAAAGTGGGAAGCGATTGGTGCAATGGCCAATTGAAGAGGTAGAGAAACTACGTGATAAACACATAAGTATAATGGGAGAGAAACTCGTCTATGGATCAAATCTTGAAGTCTCAGGTATCACTGCATCCCAG GCCGATGTAGAAGTGTTGTTTGAGCTACCTGAGCTACAAAGTGCCGAGTTTCTTGATCCCGATGGAGTTGATCCCCAACTACTCTGTAGCCAAGAAGATGCATCAAGAAGTGGCATAATAGGGCCATTTGGTTTGTTAGCTTTAGCTTCAAAGGATCTCAAAGAGCATACTgcaatcttcttcaaaatataTAGAGCCCCCAATAGATATGTTGGTCTAATGTGCAATGACCAAAGAAG GTCCTCATTTCGCCATGATCTTGACAAAACTGCATATGGAACTATCTTTGACATAGATCCTAATCTCAAAAATATTTCACTAAGAAGCTTG ATTGACCACTCCATTATTGAGAGTTTTGGGGATGAAGGGAGAGTTTGTATCACTAGTAGAGTTTATCCATCGTTGGCTATAGACAAAGATGCCCATCTTTATgcatttaacaatggaagccaGAGTGTGGTGGTCTCAAAACTGAATGCTTGGAGCATGAAGCAAGCGGAGATTGGCC ATCACTGA
- the LOC114383076 gene encoding beta-fructofuranosidase, insoluble isoenzyme CWINV1-like isoform X3: MVFSSSPSFVNLILALMLHPNGPMYYKGVYHLFYQHNPEAATFGDRIVWGHSVSYDLINWIHLNNAIEPSGPYDNNSCWSGSATIIPGKEQPVILYTGIDDKKHQVQNLAMPRNLSDPFLREWIKHPQNPVMSPPSGVEVNNFRDPSTAWQGKDGKWRVVIGAQNGDEGKTILYQSEDFVNWKVDPNPFYASDNTGVCECPDFFPVNISGSKNGVDTSVQNPSVRHVLKISYLRKQHDYYFLGKYVSDQENFIPDVRFTGTSSDLRYDYGKFYASKSFFDYAKNRRILWGWVNESDSTQDDIEKGWAGLQSIPRQVWLDKSGKRLVQWPIEEVEKLRDKHISIMGEKLVYGSNLEVSGITASQADVEVLFELPELQSAEFLDPDGVDPQLLCSQEDASRSGIIGPFGLLALASKDLKEHTAIFFKIYRAPNRYVGLMCNDQRRSSFRHDLDKTAYGTIFDIDPNLKNISLRSLIDHSIIESFGDEGRVCITSRVYPSLAIDKDAHLYAFNNGSQSVVVSKLNAWSMKQAEIGREGNISYT; this comes from the exons ATGGTATTTTCATCCTCACCAAGCTTTGTGAATTTAATTTTAGCATTAATGCTTC ATCCAAATG GGCCTATGTACTACAAAGGTGTTTATCACCTTTTCTACCAGCATAATCCTGAAGCAGCAACCTTTGGTGATAGGATTGTATGGGGTCACTCAGTATCCTATGATCTCATCAATTGGATTCATCTAAATAATGCTATTGAACCAAGTGGACCATATGATAATAATAGCTGCTGGTCAGGCTCAGCCACTATAATCCCAGGGAAAGAACAACCAGTAATTTTGTACACAGGAATTGATGATAAGAAACATCAAGTTCAGAACTTGGCTATGCCAAGGAATCTATCAGACCCCTTCTTAAGGGAATGGATCAAACACCCTCAGAACCCTGTCATGAGTCCACCAAGTGGAGTTGAAGTGAATAACTTCAGAGACCCTTCAACTGCTTGGCagggaaaggatggaaaatggaGGGTAGTAATTGGTGCTCAAAATGGTGATGAAGGGAAGACAATTCTCTaccaaagtgaggactttgTTAATTGGAAAGTGGATCCTAATCCCTTCTACGCATCAGATAATACTGGAGTTTGTGAGTGTCCAGACTTCTTCCCTGTTAACATCAGTGGCAGCAAAAATGGGGTGGATACATCTGTGCAAAATCCAAGTGTTAGACATGTCTTGAAGATAAGCTATCTAAGAAAGCAGCATGATTACTATTTTCTTGGTAAATATGTATCTGATCAGGAAAACTTCATTCCTGATGTTAGGTTTACAGGAACTAGTTCAGACTTAAGGTATGACTATGGTAAATTCTATGCTTCCAAGTCATTTTTTGACTATGCCAAAAACAGGAGGATATTGTGGGGGTGGGTGAACGAGTCTGACTCCACACAAGATGACATTGAAAAAGGATGGGCTGGTCTACAG TCAATTCCTAGGCAAGTTTGGCTTGATAAAAGTGGGAAGCGATTGGTGCAATGGCCAATTGAAGAGGTAGAGAAACTACGTGATAAACACATAAGTATAATGGGAGAGAAACTCGTCTATGGATCAAATCTTGAAGTCTCAGGTATCACTGCATCCCAG GCCGATGTAGAAGTGTTGTTTGAGCTACCTGAGCTACAAAGTGCCGAGTTTCTTGATCCCGATGGAGTTGATCCCCAACTACTCTGTAGCCAAGAAGATGCATCAAGAAGTGGCATAATAGGGCCATTTGGTTTGTTAGCTTTAGCTTCAAAGGATCTCAAAGAGCATACTgcaatcttcttcaaaatataTAGAGCCCCCAATAGATATGTTGGTCTAATGTGCAATGACCAAAGAAG GTCCTCATTTCGCCATGATCTTGACAAAACTGCATATGGAACTATCTTTGACATAGATCCTAATCTCAAAAATATTTCACTAAGAAGCTTG ATTGACCACTCCATTATTGAGAGTTTTGGGGATGAAGGGAGAGTTTGTATCACTAGTAGAGTTTATCCATCGTTGGCTATAGACAAAGATGCCCATCTTTATgcatttaacaatggaagccaGAGTGTGGTGGTCTCAAAACTGAATGCTTGGAGCATGAAGCAAGCGGAGATTGGCCGTGAGGGAAACATAAGCTATACCTAA